A portion of the Betta splendens chromosome 2, fBetSpl5.4, whole genome shotgun sequence genome contains these proteins:
- the ank2b gene encoding ankyrin-2b isoform X7, producing the protein MSEDNHSHYRLDPSDRLNGLGQRRKRPKKSDSNTSFLRAARAGNIDKVLEYLKGGVDISTCNQNGLNALHLAAKEGHMDLVQELLDRGAAVDSATKKGNTALHISSLAGQAEVVKTLVKRGADINAQSQNGFTPLYMAAQENHLDVVRYLLENGGNQSTATEDGFTPLAIALQQGHNQVVSVLLENDTKGKVRLPALHIAARKDDTKSAALLLQNDHNADVQSKMMVNRTTESGFTPLHIAAHYGNVNVATLLLNRGAAVDFTARNGITPLHVASKRGNTNMVCLLLDRGSQIDAKTRDGLTPLHCAARSGHDTAVELLLERGAPLLARTKNGLSPLHMAAQGDHVECVKHLLQHKAPVDDVTLDYLTALHVAAHCGHYRVTKLLLDKRANPNARALNGFTPLHIACKKNRVKVMELLVKYGASIQAITESGLTPIHVAAFMGHLNIVLLLLQNGASPDVSNIRGETALHMAARAGQVEVVRCLLRNGAMVDARAREDQTPLHIASRLGKTEIVQLLLQHMAHPDAATTNGYTPLHISAREGQVETASVLLEAGASHSLATKKGFTPLHVASKYGSLDVAKLLLQRHAPPDSAGKNGLTPLHVAAHYDNQKVALLLLDKGASSHAMAKNGYTPLHIAAKKNQMEIATVLLQYGAETNILTKQGVTPLHLASQEGHADMAALLMSKGAQVNIPTKSGLTALHLAAQEDKVAVAEILARNGANLDQQTKLGYTPLIVACHYGNAKMVNFLLQNGANVNAKTKNGYTPLHQAAQQGNTHIINVLLQYGAKPNAITVNGNTALGIARRLGYISVVDTLRVVTEEIITTTTTVTEKHKLNVPETMTEVLDVSDEEGCQFTVGTTASQSNHSEDTMTGDGGEYLRAEDLRELGDDSLPGQYLDGMNYLRFSLEAGRTDSSDRSFTPTHHSYYSPKHEGLMEELLTSHQVSSLTRENERDSYRLSWGTENLDNVALSSSPIHSGHSSPCHDHGDHSSFLVSFMVDARGGAMRGCRHNGLRIIIPPRKCSAPTRVTCRLVKRHRLATMPPMVEGEGLASRLIEVGPSGAQFLGKLHLPSAPPPLNEGESLVSRILQLGPPGTKFLGPVIVEIPHFAALRGNERELVILRSETGESWKEHHCEHTQEELNQILNGMDEELDTPEELERKRICRIITRDFPQYFAVVSRIKQDSNLIGPEGGILSSTVVPQVQAVFPEGALTKRIRVGLQAQPVGVDVVRKILGNKATFSPIVTLEPRRRKFHKPITMTIPVPKSNSDPVLNGFGGDTPTLRLLCSITGGTTPAQWEDITGTTPLTFINDCVSFTTNVSARFWLIDCRQVQESVNFSTQVYREIICVPYMAKFVIFAKTHDPIEARLRCFCMTDDKIDKTLEQQENFTEVARSRDVEVLEGKPIYADCFGNLVPLTKSGQHHLFSFFAFKENRLALFIKIRDNTQEPCGRLSFMKEPRNYRSLTQNAICNLNITLPSYCKESDSDQEQEEETSRTRDKYEETETSVLKSELIREPDLLSDVSEMKQDLIKMSAILTADSTEKSPSLGGCGVEKGTEEVSGEPLEIMEKDLEKVKQDLEKVSKILRSGTYEGEAAEEAAKAARVAEEWVLLSDTEIEEAKEMAALEIQEPVLRESRANRGAPRPKAIKDSGDLKEYLLDAPVSSKTKAKKEPVTQERFTDVVLRKSGKPTTPTKVHDKTTAGDIKKPVRKKGKDQGQTEELTEAGALLSVPKAPAPKSPVSPVVEETPIGSIKDKVKALQQKVEAEQRSKKVTGSKPSQLPVMSKSSSKAKESPKSKQGPPKSPKADSEKLEETMSVKELMQAFQTGQDPSKRKSGLFELKTTKTKSETETIQSKSMTKALTSRVSQEKEVSLDSKPQKKETTGQDRGKDTKAVPTTESELTETVDFGNGGLDDSSDSLKHEGAAESLSASSGNGTPHLSSEDSDKHEGLATPGTSPESLCLSPKTGQQISMAGSVKTEHKDTDKSGDSALGATGNQLSTELSPPVSSSNSADDHITSESLSVVRSESKPSKPQKLVKRVSETVETFLSDDESPDHQLVLPLAGSPAFRSFFQSHESLELPLKQDSDTLSPIADDSLTISHRDSLDGSPLLEENSSHKSPDSIEPSPTKESPPQDSLENSPVEQKSYPCFPPAPGQPSKSRSHPEPSKEPDYPQDVLRGRLLRDHEASADDDSCEQTSQMTSSGKSPLSPDTPSSEEVSYEVTPKPPDHTLLYVPSKPTAIPEDPEEEDTSESYEVKRKITPEDEMFKMAAKIKTFDEMEQEEKSKKNSRKDLFPSADAKIGEDSYETLEATSEKLSQSECGLNRPTEESQLALFNDPHNKVQPPSPFSAGLHEGSHNKEAKKTTTASVTSEGPHSVSDQHLSKAKPEAAQQQRVQSVKDDKDSSDKKSSITSSTENRTDEQKEESLRKSKENRDNNGQALGQQSGLIKPSSNVTDEVKGDHREHPAAPEAGLGATVTPGQKQEMFKPEVCVYDDAEEDDEAPVVPRTESKGVTAKVDSDSWPAMREDDATFAARVKEEEQKILNLVVDRQSLQATPDTTPGRTPTEDSTPTSEPNPFLFQEGKLFEMTRSGAIDMTKRSYEEEGGGFAFFQIGEQPLEEPLLEDDRQEGRGSAAESEVGLNLTLQVKTEEAENLTQTTALQCQSPADSDQLTSKADASKSKIPKMGISASGKPTKKDKTSPEDTETKKDADLNEGFLDLDKGSPDQMITNVQTAESTVTRSVYSEQGQESSDSSPEEPQSVIEAPKASGKSKQSASSGVKKTPVKTKAKSAPHGRGKSTTPSQSHSTSSSTALKKESSFTSDSKSRIPVKASAVKPDSTAKRAESTQEKKLRVPVKKDTRRKSETDIGPSVDVKTKTPSSKAKSFCQEESTRPKKEQGRPLSAESAKSKGFQSRLPVRGKSGQSSQTSTPTKEKSNVPKEPFEFFEEISDEAAKLVARLAQAQAEAEKQQEAAIHSDDESSLVDSSLIERETFPEMQFPPSGDIFPIRPLWDDPVETQMQRIPDDKVQSQVDPQDEAERKEQRLAIIADHLGFSWTELARELNFSEERINLIRIENPNSLQDQSHALLNLWAEQEGKDTAESTLIKRLTKINRMDIVHLIETKIMKSTQDETSSHTYAEIEQTIALDHSEGFSALHEDMDSPSTGRRTEAARSSPGSGREVPVVSAEDLSSSLSSLHEAPGRSEADSTATGFLRNAQKEKLQKQMETTYTSQRIYEEVMDPVHTGSYKQEVAAELGMLSSDSSEDEVVTTRVVRRRVIIQADNLPDIPPQTVTEEKFIDEQGNMVVKKITRKVIRKYVSADGMETQEVTVEGSHQETVQIEEGDSVSRVVRRTVLHSEGDQQELTFSEPLALAGATASAFEVEPVQGRKVSKVVKTTVVRGERMEKQTGDPSLAADLPSAREDFEKALSYAGGFGKVLLPHVVEREIVQEDGSVLKRSRMRKSRTQKRTVVRDAQGKQVHLERLDDTPDALQPDALQQHLHRLLQRYCEDEHPEEEEDEEDEEKS; encoded by the exons TCGGACAGCAACACTAGTTTCCTGCGAGCAGCCAGGGCGGGGAACATTGATAAAGTTTTGGAATATCTAAAAGGAGGAGTTGACATCAGCACCTGCAACCAG AATGGGCTCAATGCGCTACACCTGGCAGCCAAGGAGGGCCACATGGACCtggtccaggagctgctggacagaggagcgGCGGTGGATTCAGCCACAAAG AAAGGAAACACGGCTCTCCACATATCCTCTCTAGCTGGACAGGCTGAAGTGGTGAAGACCTTGGTCAAACGAGGAGCTGACATCAACGCTCAGTCTCAG AATGGATTCACTCCTCTGTACATGGCTGCGCAGGAGAATCACCTGGATGTGGTGCGGTACCTCCTTGAAAACGGAGGCAACCAGAGCACTGCTACAGAG GATGGCTTCACGCCTCTGGCCATCGCCCTCCAGCAGGGCCACAATCAAGTGGTTTCTGTCCTCCTGGAGAACGATACCAAAGGCAAGGTCCGCCTGCCCGCCTTGCACATCGCTGCACGCAAGGACGACACCAAGTCGGCTGCGCTGCTCCTGCAGAACGACCACAACGCTGACGTCCAGTCGAAG ATGATGGTCAATAGGACTACTGAG AGTGGATTCACCCCTCTGCATATCGCCGCCCACTACGGCAACGTCAACGTGGCCACACTCCTGCTGAACCGGGGGGCAGCGGTCGACTTCACCGCGAGG AACGGGATCACCCCCCTACATGTGGCCTCCAAGCGTGGAAACACTAACATGGTTTGCCTGTTACTGGACCGTGGCTCCCAGATTGACGCTAAAACAAGG GATGGCCTCACTCCGCTCCACTGTGCAGCCCGGAGTGGTCATGATacagctgtggagctgctgctggagcgagGAGCGCCCCTACTGGCCAGAACAAAG AACGGGCTGTCTCCTCTCCACATGGCGGCACAAGGTGATCATGTTGAATGTGTGaaacacctgctgcagcacaaggcccCGGTCGATGACGTCACGTTGGACTACTTGACAGCACTGCATGTGGCAGCGCACTGTGGTCACTACAGAGTCACCAAACTGCTGCTGGACAAGAGGGCCAACCCCAACGCCAGGGCGCTG AACGGCTTCACTCCGCTGCACATTGCCTGTAAGAAAAACCGTGTGAaagtgatggagctgctggtcaAATATGGAGCCTCCATCCAGGCCATCACAGAG TCTGGTTTGACTCCCATCCACGTAGCAGCCTTCATGGGTCATCTGAACATtgtcttgctgctgctgcaaaatgGGGCTTCGCCTGATGTCAGCAACATT CGTGGGGAGACAGCCCTGCACATGGCCGCCAGGGCAGGACAGGTGGAGGTGGTCCGATGTCTGCTGAGGAATGGAGCCATGGTGGATGCACGGGCGCGG GAGGACCAGACTCCCCTGCACATCGCCTCTCGTCTGGGAAAAACCGAGATTGTCCAGTTGCTTCTGCAGCACATGGCCCATCCCGATGCGGCCACAACCAACGGCTACACCCCGCTACACATATCGGCCAGGGAGGGGCAGGTGGAGACGGCCTcggtgctgctggaggccggCGCTTCACACTCATTGGCCACCAAG AAAGGTTTTACTCCCCTGCACGTGGCCTCTAAGTACGGAAGCCTGGACGTGGCCAAGCTTTTGCTGCAGCGGCACGCTCCTCCTGACTCTGCTGGGAAG AACGGCCTCACCCCGCTCCATGTTGCAGCGCATTACGATAACCAGAAGGTGGCGCTCTTGCTTTTGGACAAAGGAGCGTCCTCCCACGCCATGGCCAAG AACGGGTACACGCCTCTTCACATCGCAGCCAAGAAGAACCAGATGGAAATAGCCACGGTTCTGCTACAGTACGGAGCCGAGACCAACATCCTGACGAAGCAGGGCGTCACGCCGCTCCACCTGGCTTCGCAGGAGGGCCACGCTGACATGGCTGCTCTGCTCATGAGCAAGGGAGCTCAGGTCAACATCCCCACCAAG AGCGGCCTGACTGCCCTCCATCTGGCAGCGCAGGAGGACAAAGTGGCCGTCGCAGAGATCCTGGCCAGAAACGGAGCCAACCTGGACCAGCAGACCAAA TTGGGCTACACTCCTCTTATTGTAGCTTGTCACTATGGAAACGCAAAAATGGTCAACTTCCTGCTGCAGAACGGAGCCAACGTCAACGCCAAGACCAAG aACGGATACACTCCCCTTCACCAGGCGGCCCAGCAGGGCAACACGCACATCATCAACGTGCTGCTGCAGTACGGTGCCAAGCCCAACGCCATCACTGTG AATGGAAACACCGCTCTGGGGATTGCTCGGCGGCTCGGCTACATTTCTGTGGTGGACACGCTGAGGGTCGTCACGGAGGAGATCATCACCACCACAACA ACGgtgacagagaaacacaagctGAACGTTCCAGAGACCATGACCGAAGTGCTGGATGTCTCTGATGAAGAGG GTTGCCAGTTTACTGTTGGCACCACAGCGTCTCAGTCTAACCACA GTGAGGACACGATGACCGGTGATGGAGGGGAGTATCTGAGGGCCGAGGACCTGAGGGAGCTGGGAGACGACTCCCTGCCAGGACAGTACTTGGATGGGATGAACTACCTCCGCTTCAGCCTGGAGGCGGGACGCACGGACAG ttcgGACAGGTCCTTCACACCCACCCATCACAGTTACTACTCCCCTAAACATGAAGGCttgatggaggagctgctcaccAGTCATCAG GTTTCGTCGCTTACCAGGGAGAATGAGAGGGATTCATACAGACTGAGCTGGGGAACAGAAAACCTGGACAACGTGGCTTTGTCCTCCAGCCCCATCCACTCTGG CCATTCCTCTCCGTGCCACGATCATGGAGACCACAGCAG CTTTCTGGTCAGCTTCATGGTGGACGCCAGAGGCGGGGCCATGCGCGGTTGCCGGCACAACGGCCTGCGCATCATCATCCCCCCCAGGAAGTGCAGCGCCCCCACACGCGTGACCTGCCGGCTGGTGAAGAGGCACCGTCTGGCCACCATGCCCCCCATGGTTGAGGGCGAGGGCTTGGCCAGCAGGCTCATTGAGGTCGGGCCGTCAGGAGCCCAGTTCCTCGG TAAACTGCACCTCCCCAGTGCCCCTCCGCCTCTTAATGAGGGAGAGAGTTTGGTTAGCAGAATCCTCCAGCTCGGCCCACCGGGAACAAAATTCCTTGG tccTGTCATTGTAGAAATCCCCCATTTCGCTGCCCTGCGGGGGAATGAGAGGGAGCTGGTGATCCTGAGGAGTGAGACGGGGGAAAGCTGGAAGGAGCACCACTGTGAACACACCCAGGAGGAACTCAACCAGATACTCAATGGCATGGATGAGG AGCTGGACACgcccgaggagctggagaggaagcgCATTTGCCGCATCATCACTAGAGATTTTCCACAGTACTTTGCAGTGGTGTCGCGCATCAAGCAGGACAGTAATCTGATTGGCCCAGAGGGAGGCATTCTGAGCAGCACAGTTGTGCCCCAAGTGcaggcagtgtttcctgagggggCCCTCACCAAGAGAATCAGGGTCGGGCTGCAG GCTCAGCCAGTGGGAGTAGATGTAGTGAGAAAGATCCTGGGAAACAAGGCCACCTTCAGCCCCATCGTCACCTTGGAGCCTCGCAGGAGGAAGTTCCATAAACCCATCACCATGACCATCCCTGTCCCCAAGAGCAACTCTGACCCAGTCCTCAACGGCTTCGGAGGGGACACCCCCACCTTACGGCTGCTCTGTAGTATAACTG gtggaacAACTCCAGCCCAGTGGGAGGACATAACTGGAACAACTCCGTTAACGTTTATCAATGACTGTGTTTCCTTTACCACCAATGTGTCCGCTAG GTTTTGGCTCATAGACTGTCGTCAGGTTCAGGAGTCGGTCAACTTCTCCACTCAGGTGTATCGGGAGATCATCTGTGTCCCTTACATGGCCAAGTTCGTCATCTTTGCCAAGACCCACGACCCCATCGAGGCCCGACTGCGCTGCTTCTGCATGACCGATGACAAGATCGACAAaacgctggagcagcaggagaattTCACCGAGGTGGCCCGAAGCCGAGACGTGGAG GTCCTGGAAGGCAAACCTATCTATGCAGACTGCTTTGGAAACCTGGTTCCTCTCACTAAGAGCGGCCAGCATCACCTCTTCAGCTTCTTTGCCTTTAAGGAGAACAGACTCGCCCTCTTCATCAAA ATCAGAGACAACACTCAGGAGCCTTGTGGTCGTCTGTCCTTCATGAAAGAACCCAGGAACTACCGATCGCTTACCCAGAATGCCATATGCAACCTCAACATCACCCTCCCGTCGTACtgcaag GAGTCCGATTCAGACCAGGAACAAGAGGAAGAG ACCAGCAGAACACGAGATAAAT ATGAAGAGACGGAGACATCAGTCCTGAAATCAGAGCTGATTCGAGAGCCAGACCTGCTATCCGACGTGTCAGAGATGAAGCAAGATTTGATTAAAATGAGTGCCATCTTGACTGCAGACTCCACAGAGAAATCCCCTTCCTTAGGAGGGTGTGGCGTAGAGAAAGGGACTGAGGAAGTATCTGGAGAACCATTAGAAATAATGGAGAAGGACTTAGAGAAAGTCAAACAGGACCTAGAGAAAGTCAGTAAGATACTGAGAAGTGGAACATATGAGGGCGAGGCAGCGGAAGAGGCAGCAAAAGCAGCTAGAGTGGCTGAGGAGTGGGTTCTCCTCTCAGACACTGAGATAGAAGAGGCCAAAGAGATGGCTGCCTTAGAAATTCAAGAGCCTGTCTTACGGGAAAGTAGAGCCAACAGAGGGGCTCCAAGACCCAAAGCCATAAAGGACAGTGGGGATCTTAAGGAATATTTGCTGGATGCACCAGTAAGCTCcaagacaaaagcaaaaaaagagcCAGTCACCCAAGAAAGATTTACTGATGTTGTTCTACGCAAAAGTGGGAAGCCAACCACTCCAACCAAAGTACATGACAAAACCACGGCTGGTGACATTAAAAAGCCAGTCAGAAAGAAGGGGAAAGACCAAGGGCAGACAGAGGAACTGACAGAGGCGGGTGCTCTTCTAAGTGTGCCTAAAGCCCCTGCCCCAAAGTCACCTGTATCCCCAGTGGTTGAAGAAACTCCCATTGGATCTATAAAGGACAAAGTCAAAGCCTTACAACAAAAAGTAGAGGCAGAACAAAGAAGCAAAAAGGTCACTGGAAGCAAGCCGTCACAATTGCCTGTTATGAGTAAATCCTCTTCAAAAGCCAAAGAAAGCCCTAAATCAAAACAGGGCCCTCCTAAATCCCCCAAAGCTGATTCAGAAAAGCTTGAGGAGACAATGTCAGTTAAAGAGCTGATGCAAGCTTTCCAAACAGGGCAAGACCCCTCAAAGAGAAAGTCTGGGCTATTTGAGCTcaaaactacaaagacaaaatCAGAAACCGAAACCATCCAATCAAAATCAATGACCAAAGCACTAACCTCACGTGTTTCCCAAGAGAAAGAAGTATCTTTGGATTCCAAACCACAGAAGAAAGAGACTACTGGGCAAGACAGAGGGAAAGACACCAAGGCAGTTCCTACCACAGAGTCAGAGCTAACAGAAACTGTAGACTTTGGAAATGGTGGCCTTGATGATAGCTCTGACAGCTTAAAGCACGAGGGTGCAGCTGAATCACTAAGTGCCAGTTCTGGAAATGGAACACCTCATCTGAGCTCTGAGGACAGTGATAAACATGAGGGTCTAGCCACCCCAGGCACAAGTCCTGAAAGTCTTTGTCTTTCACCTAAAACTGGACAACAGATCAGTATGGCTGGTTCAGTCAAAACAGAACATAAAGATACAGACAAGTCTGGAGACTCTGCTCTAGGGGCCACTGGTAACCAACTGTCAACAGAGTTGAGCCCACCTGTGTCTTCCAGCAACTCTGCAGATGACCACATTACAAGTGAGTCTTTGTCTGTTGTGAGGAGCGAGTCTAAACCATCTAAACCTCAAAAGCTTGTAAAGAGAGTTTCAGAGACTGTAGAAACTTTTCTTAGTGATGATGAGAGCCCTGATCATCAGTTAGTGTTGCCCTTAGCTGGATCTCCAGCCTTTAGATCATTTTTTCAGTCTCATGAAAGCTTAGAGCTGCCTTTAAAACAAGACTCAGATACGCTCAGTCCAATAGCTGATGATTCTTTGACAATAAGCCACAGAGACTCTCTAGATGGTAGTCCTCTATTGGAAGAAAATTCTTCTCATAAGTCCCCAGACTCTATTGAACCTAGTCCAACCAAGGAATCTCCCCCTCAGGACTCTTTAGAAAACAGCCCTGTAGAGCAAAAAAGCTACCCATGCTTCCCACCAGCACCAGGCCAACCTAGTAAATCCCGTAGCCATCCAGAGCCCTCCAAAGAGCCAGATTACCCCCAGGATGTTTTGCGTGGTAGACTGCTTCGAGACCATGAGGCTAGTGCGGACGATGACAGTTGTGAGCAGACATCTCAGATGACGAGCTCTGGTAAGAGTCCCCTCTCCCCTGACACTCCTAGTTCTGAAGAGGTAAGTTATGAGGTAACCCCCAAACCCCCTGACCATACACTCCTCTATGTTCCATCCAAACCAACTGCTATCCCTGAAGACCCAGAAGAAGAGGATACGTCAGAGAGCTATGAAGTTAAGAGAAAAATCACTCCAGAGGATGAAATGTTTAAGATGGcagccaaaataaaaacatttgatgaAATGGAGCAAGAAGAGAAGAGCAAAAAGAACTCTAGGAAAGATTTGTTTCCCTCAGCAGATGCCAAAATAGGGGAAGACAGCTATGAAACATTAGAGGCCACAAGTGAGAAGCTTTCACAAAGTGAATGTGGGCTCAACAGACCCACAGAAGAGTCACAGTTAGCTCTTTTTAATGATCCACATAATAAAGTacaacctccctctcctttttCAGCAGGTTTGCATGAAGGATCCCACAACAAAGAGgccaagaaaacaacaacagccagTGTCACTTCAGAGGGACCTCATTCTGTCTCAGACCAGCATCTTTCAAAAGCCAAACCAGAAGCTGCACAGCAACAAAGAGTCCAATCTGTAAAAGATGATAAAGACAGTAGTGACAAAAAGTCTTCCATAACATCAAGCACTGAAAACAGGACAGATGAACAAAAGGAGGAGAGTTTAAGGAAGTCAAAGGAAAATAGAGATAATAATGGTCAAGCATTAGGTCAGCAAAGTGGTCTAATAAAACCAAGTAGCAATGTAACAGATGAAGTGAAAGGAGATCACAGGGAGCATCCAGCTGCACCAGAGGCTGGACTTGGTGCCACTGTTACCCCAGGACAAAAGCAAGAAATGTTTAAACCAGAGGTCTGTGTCTATGATGATGCAGAAGAGGATGATGAGGCCCCAGTAGTTCCCAGAACAGAGTCCAAAGGTGTCACTGCTAAGGTAGACAGTGACTCTTGGCCGGCCATGCGGGAGGACGATGCCACCTTTGCAGCTCGCGTcaaggaggaagagcagaagaTATTAAATCTGGTGGTGGATCGTCAGTCTCTGCAAGCAACTCCAGACACAACGCCTGGTAGAACACCAACAGAAGACAGCACTCCCACCAGTGAACCCAACCCTTTTCTGTTCCAAGAAGGAAAGCTCTTTGAGATGACACGAAGCGGCGCTATTGATATGACTAAGAGGAGctatgaggaggaggggggtggttTTGCCTTTTTCCAGATAGGTGAACAGCCTTTAGAGGAGCCTCTTTTAGAAGATGACAGACAAGAAGGTAGGGGATCAGCAGCAGAATCAGAGGTTGGCCTCAATCTAACGCTACAGGTGAAAACAGAGGAAGCTGAGAATTtaacacaaaccacagctttACAATGTCAGTCCCCAGCTGATAGTGATCAGCTGACGTCTAAAGCTGATGCCTCTAAATCTAAAATTCCTAAAATGGGCATTTCAGCTTCAGGCAAACCTACAAAAAAAGATAAGACATCCCCTGAGGACACTGAAACTAAAAAAGATGCAGATTTAAATGAGGGATTTTTAGATTTAGACAAAGGTTCCCCTGACCAAATGATAACAAATGTACAGACAGCAGAATCTACAGTCACTAGATCTGTGTACTCTGAACAAGGCCAAGAATCCTCTGATTCCTCTCCTGAGGAACCACAGTCAGTGATAGAAGCCCCCAAAGCATCAGGCAAGTCTAAGCAAAGTGCTTCAAGTGGAGTTAAAAAGACCCCAGTCAAAACCAAAGCGAAGTCTGCCCCTCACGGTCGGGGTAAATCCACAACTCCCTCACAATCTCATTCAACATCCTCATCAACCGCTCTTAAAAAAGAATCTTCTTTTACTTCCGACTCAAAATCTAGAATCCCTGTCAAGGCTAGCGCTGTCAAGCCTGACTCCACTGCCAAACGCGCTGAATCTACCCAAGAGAAAAAGCTTAGAGTTCCTGTGAAAAAGGACACAAGGAGAAAATCTGAGACAGACATAGGTCCCTCTGTGGATGTCAAAACCAAGACCCCCTCTTCCAAAGCCAAGAGCTTTTGTCAGGAAGAGTCTACCAGACCTAAAAAAGAACAGGGTCGCCCCTTGAGTGCCGAGTCAGCAAAATCTAAAGGCTTCCAGTCCAGATTGCCAGTCCGGGGTAAAAGTGGTCAGTCATCTCAGACGTCAACACCCACTAAAGAGAAAAGTAACGTGCCCAAAGAGCCCTTTGAATTCTTTGAAGAGATAAGCGATGAAGCAGCAAAACTTGTGGCAAGGTTGGCACAGGcgcaggcagaggcagagaaacaacagGAGGCCGCCATCCACTCAGACGATGAGAGCAGTCTCGTTGATTCGTCACTTATAGAAAGAGAAACTTTCCCTGAGATGCAGTTCCCTCCCTCAGGAGACATCTTTCCCATTAGACCACTGTGGGATGACCCTGTTGAGACACAGATGCAGCGAATCCCAGATGATAAAGTCCAAAGTCAAG TAGATCCACAGGatgaagcagagagaaaagagcaaCGGTTGGCCATTATAGCCGACCACCTGGGCTTCAGCTGGACAG AGCTGGCTAGAGAACTGAACTTCAGTGAAGAAAGGATTAACCTGATACGGATAGAAAACCCTAACTCGCTTCAGGATCAAAGTCATGCCCTGCTGAACCTCTGGGCAGAGCAGGAGGGAAAGGACACCGCAG AATCAACTCTGATCAAAAGACTGACGAAGATCAACCGAATGGACATCGTTCATCTAATAGAAACAAAGATAATGAAGTCCACTCAGGACGAGACGTCATCACACACCTATGCAGAAATCGAACAGACTATAGCACTCGACCATAGTGAAG GGTTTTCTGCTCTTCATGAAGACATGGACAGCCCCAGTACGGGCAGGCGCACCGAGGCTGCACGTAGCAGTCCAGGCTCGGGGCGCGAGGTGCCCGTGGTGTCCGCCGAGGACCTGTCCTCCAGTTTGTCGTCACTTCATGAGGCACCAGGACGATCGGAGGCAGACTCCACAGCGACAGGGTTCCTTAGAAATGCCCAGAAAGAGAAGCTGCAAAAGCAGATGGAGACAACATA CACATCGCAAAGAATATACGAGGAAGTGATGGACCCTGTGCACACTGGCAGTTATAAACAA